GCCAGACGGGCGGAGGCTCCTGCCACGTGTCGCCCACCAGCACGCCCACCCAGGGATCCCCCAACCTGTCCCTGGGCCGCAGGGGCATTCGGAACAGCATCTGCGTGGTGCCCAGTGGCAACGGGCGACGGAAGTCGAGTGCTCTGCTGCATCCCGACCACGCCCGGCTCTTCGCACTGCGGATGAAGCACGCGGCCGCCCTGGAGCGGGCGCAGACCTCGCCCGACCAGACCTCCATCGAGGACGCCAACGAGTTCCACGACAACGGGCTAGCCACCAACCTGCGGCTGTGCTCGGCCTCCTCATCGACGACGTCGTCGCTGACATCCGTGGCCGCGGTCAGCCTGGGCGGTGCCGGGGGTCCGGGTGCGAACACCACCTGCGGCTCCTCCTCCGGCTCCGCCTACGCTGTGGGCGCGGCGGGCGTCCAGCAGCGCGTCTCCGATCCCTGGCTGCAGCCGCAATCGGATCGGGAACGGGACTCCCGGCACGATGGCAGGCGCAGGTCCTCGACGATGACCGCTCGCTACTCCCTGTTCGACGCCCTGGACCTGGAGTACGTGCTCTTGAGGGCCGCGGCCAGGGGTTCCGTGGGTCCCTACAGCCTCAGCGAGTCCATACACAAGCTCACCTTCACCCAGTCGCTCGCTTTTCCGGCCCTGGCCCGCGGCCTGGCCACCAAGAGGAGGAGATCGGCCACGCACACGAGCTCACGGCCCCTGAATCCCCATGAGTCCGGGCTGAATACCTGCGCCAAGGTGGTCACCGCCGTCGTCCTGGTGGCCCTGTCCTTCATGGTGTTCCTCATCGTCTACAAGTTCGTGCGGACGTGAGGGTTGCTCCTGGCCCCGTCGCCAGAGCTTCCAGTCACATATCAGGCCAGCTACGGAGCGGAGGAGGGCTCTTCGACGTCCTCCGTCATCTCGTCGGCGGGCCGCAGTCTGGGCAAGCACATGTCGGGGTTCAGGAGCAAATTGGGTCTGCGTCAGGCCGACTTCGAGTGATCCTTGAGGAGATCGGTGGGACAGGCATTGAAAGACTCTGGTCGCCAAAACTTGTGGTGCTTTAAATGGTTTCgatattattgtttgtttataaaacGCAAAACCGTAATTTCATGGCATTGGTCGACATTAGCCAGGATGATATATGTACTGACACTTCAGGTTTTCTGGTCGGATAGATCAATGATCaaaatctaattttaaaataacaatttttctgATACATTAGAGCTGGGgtaaaatggtttaaaaactaattttatgtACTATCAGGTTCCTTCTGCTAATCTAGTGCTGCAAACACAAAAGAACAACAAGACTTGTATTCAAAATCAGCTAGTTAAAGTGCTTAAACTAGGAGTGGAGACCATGCTTTCTTTTCCAAGcaaatttcaaataatatttcgTACATATAGGCGCTTCTTTCTAAGCTATTTATGAATGCAGTTTGAATGAGGCGATTAATGCAGTTGAACAACTTAGTGATGCATGCATAATTTGTAACagaaaaatcttaaaaaaaaaaataggagaaaaagttaaattgtaattatatttttcggaAGAATAAATTGGTTTTCGTCAAGTAAAGTTCAAGTGCATAAGCTCGAGAAATCTTTGCTTGTAGTCTTTTTTCACAAGAATCAGTTAGATATTTGGTCTCAAAAAGATTAAGTGATAACGACCGACAAACTCAACCAGAAGTTCTTCTATAATCAAGAGTTTTTAAtgattaaaacatttaaataaaattgagcAGAGCctgttttattatatttttattttcaacaaaATCGAAACCATTTGGGTACCAAAAAGGAGCTGACTGGTGCAATTTTTGTGATAAACTATCAATGAAGCAAGTCTCCACATAAGAAAACCAACACACGTTCACGAACgtgaaacaaaaatgtaagttAATGGAATAACAAATTAAAGGCTTAAACATTTAGTAAAAACAGCTTCAAGAGGCTTGCCAGAGTTtcatcaaatttataatatacttacggatatgaatatttttttataaatataaaaagtcgCTGCTCGCATTTCCTAGGCTCCTAATTAGCAAAGATTTTTGGATAAGCTCAGAATCCAGTTTCATAGTTTGCAGTCGAAGTGCCTAACTAATTTTTGAAAAGAGTTACATATTACATTAGTGTTTTGCTTACTTTTGTTCTCTTCTTAAATCGAATTTAGAAATTGGCAGCCGCTTTAAAACTGGACTGTTTACGCGCTCCAGTAGTCGAAAAAGAATTTCCCAGTAGACAAAGGTTTTGAAGGAAACTGGGAGGATATGTAATGACGGGCATTTAGTTTTGCATCTTTAAATTGGTTGACCCTAATACTTCAGTTACTTTACAAATCACTCCCTGTAAGTTGATAGATTTGATCAGTTTTTCATACATTTTAAGTTATTCaagtattataaatattttcatgttATTATACAGACTTGTATTGCCCACTATCGGTGTATTTCAAAGtatttacttatatttatgAGTACATGGGAGCACCTACGTCTTATCCTATCCCTGTTAACCAATGCGTAGCCCATCTTTTCAATACTCCCAACCCTAAAATACCAATTTAGTGTTTAATTATTGGCATTAGTTTTAACAATCAGGAATATTGGCAGTCGATTAGGAACCTACAAATAATGGAACAATTTGTACTGAGTTGTTAGACAGCTTGATGATGGAATGATAAGATTATGTGGACATCCAGGCATACTAAATTAACATATTTATGGTAGCTATATGTAGTTATACAAGCAAATAGATATATGCATTATATATTGTACATGGGtgtttataaatgtatacCTAAGCGGCTTAAATGTGACAAAGCACTTGCTGAAATACCAATACAACTCTCTACTCTTAACTTGCTGCCTTACTTTCCTCTAGTGAAAATAGTTGAAACAAAGTCCCGACTAACAAATTCTTCATAAATTGCTGCCTTACTCTCCTATACGAACTAAAAAGAAATCGACAAAGACCTTTTGAAGAATCCTCTTTATCTCTCAGAGCCTTTTCTATTTCCTCTTCGAGCTTGGCCTACCAATGAACCCAAatatgcaaaaacaaaaaaaacattttatatagattaaacaaatatatactAACTGTAATGTTAAAtaattgatattaatattaaagctGGCTAAAAGATAACATTTTGTTGCATAAGTATAGGGTATTCCTTCCTCTCTTTTTCGCATAAATAATTTCAACATTTGTCGATGGCATTCATCAATATTTATGCATAGTTTACGACCTCTCTTTTGTTACGATTGGTGTGCAACCAACTatggttaaataaaaattgcatatTAAATGTGACATAAACAGAAATGAGACGAAAATGAAAACCAACTGTACCCGTAACTGAAGTAAGTTGAAACGTGCAACAATAAAAGGaagaaattttcaaataaaccATTCCGTCTGTCTTTGCTTTCCCTTTGTGATGCCATGAATGTTACGGGCGGGcattaaatggaaaatgttcCTTTTTCACTATCGCATTTACGTCTCGACTCTGCTCCGGCTTCCGGGAGTTGCCAATAACTAATTGAGAGTGACGTGGCAGGATGCCCCGAGCCAAtgaagatgatgatgatttaTGGAGGGCTTCGACTCTGAGCAGAAGTCGGGAGCGTAAACGCTGCTAATGGAGGCGAATTAAAGTTGTAAGTTGGCACACGAACACACTTCGCTTTTCGAGGAAACAACGTTAGAAGTAAGTACTTGGCTTATTTCCTTATTGAATTTCGGCCACATAATCATTTGTGCATATATTGGGGACCAAAACAGAACAAGTATATTGTAAGTTACCTCACACTACATAAATGGGttatttgttatataatattattattttcacatGACGATTTAGGGAGAGCTGCGACTTTCAGTAGGGGAATTTGGGAGCAGGAATGCTGCTTATGGAATTGAGTTAATGTTGTTAGTTGGGGACTACAAGAACATACTTCGATTTATGAGGAAATCAAGTTAGCAGTAATGCGCTTTCCTTGTTTCCTTATtgaatttcataaatataaacGTGCGGATGAAAATAAAGTTACCGTAAGATACAAgccttactttttaaataagcTATTGTTTAtgcattaaattttaaatttttaaataaattattatttcgatttgaaGCTACGTTCCTATCTTAAcactatttaaatttataatgagGTTACCAATCCGAATGCCATTTTCTCTTCTTTATCAAACATTAACCAGCTCACGAAACTCTCACAAGGAACCAAATTAATGTCAGTTTTAGGcaaatattgattattttcaTCCAAATACGGGTAATTTTAAGCCGTGAAACTAATCGAATCATTTTAGTTTTCAAGCAATTTCAATTGAAGCTCTCAAAGCTTTTAATTGCACTCAATTAAAGAC
This window of the Drosophila biarmipes strain raj3 chromosome 3L, RU_DBia_V1.1, whole genome shotgun sequence genome carries:
- the LOC108035939 gene encoding uncharacterized protein LOC108035939; this encodes MQKQEKRRELRLKRFWRSPKTTSSEDSTGYESPTRTKASSAGGSSDAQRFNHLHYTSLSQGSGTSSSAGGATASGAGPAPIGPSGNSKPSCSLPLLQVWPSQDSPRGEADGQSFVFPAIVETSVSSPVAVEVASGSGSLGSTNLSLNARRSTNHLSLSTDRRSSLYCDTLHAGDSGIDSVQASPSPNAFIAPPGVHSLPLGQTGGGSCHVSPTSTPTQGSPNLSLGRRGIRNSICVVPSGNGRRKSSALLHPDHARLFALRMKHAAALERAQTSPDQTSIEDANEFHDNGLATNLRLCSASSSTTSSLTSVAAVSLGGAGGPGANTTCGSSSGSAYAVGAAGVQQRVSDPWLQPQSDRERDSRHDGRRRSSTMTARYSLFDALDLEYVLLRAAARGSVGPYSLSESIHKLTFTQSLAFPALARGLATKRRRSATHTSSRPLNPHESGLNTCAKVVTAVVLVALSFMVFLIVYKFVRT